One window of the Pedobacter ginsengisoli genome contains the following:
- a CDS encoding TonB-dependent receptor, which produces MKKLIMLVVVLLCTAAAFAQNTYKAVVKDAKTNLPLTGATIKVLGTALRTTSDQTGSVIITGIPSGKQVIQYSYVGFLTKTDTLTFPLGETTPVTILLETSEKDEELEEVVVSATRSSRTIDNIPTRVEVIAGEELDEKGNMKPGDIRMMLAESTGIQTQQTSATSGNSSIRIQGLDGKYTQIIRDGFPLYSGFSGGLGLLQIAPLDLQQVEVIKGSSSTLYGGGAIAGLVNLVSKKPAEERQLNFLLNGTSALGLDASVFYAQKFDKIGITVYGAYNKGTAYDPSDIGLTAIPKFDRFTLNPKLFFYFNEATTLSAGINATTEKRIGGDLEYVKGKESAAHSYFERNKTGRYSSQVELDHKLSDNEKLVIRNSVSYYDRSIGLPGYLFSGVQVSTYSEANYSRNGEKADWVAGINFLTDNFKEDQNSTTALRSYNYNTIGAFAQNTWNLSEKFSIESGIRGDYHNEYGFFFLPKISGLWKINEHFSTRLGGGLGYKAPTVFTEDAERIQFRNVLPIDVANTKAERSYGANYDVNYRTSLFDGKIGFSINQMFFYTRINNPILLTSVSGGNLGYVQPNGNLDTKGMETNAKITFSDFKLFVGYTYADVNQHTGGTSIAYPLVSKHRLNNVLMYELEDQWKIGLEAYYFSKQKLNDGAVGKSYWTTGFMAEKLWERFSVFVNFENFGDTRQTKFDSIYTGSITSPVFRDIYAPVDGFVINGGIKIRL; this is translated from the coding sequence ATGAAGAAATTGATTATGCTTGTCGTTGTGCTATTGTGTACAGCAGCTGCATTTGCTCAAAATACATATAAAGCCGTCGTTAAAGACGCAAAAACAAATCTGCCGCTCACTGGAGCAACTATAAAAGTCCTGGGAACGGCACTTAGAACTACATCAGACCAAACAGGATCAGTTATCATTACTGGCATACCTTCAGGCAAACAGGTGATCCAGTACAGCTATGTTGGCTTTCTGACCAAAACAGACACCTTAACTTTTCCACTTGGAGAAACTACACCTGTTACCATTTTACTTGAGACTTCTGAAAAAGATGAGGAACTAGAAGAAGTAGTAGTTTCCGCTACCAGGAGCAGTCGTACCATAGACAACATCCCAACACGTGTGGAGGTTATTGCAGGTGAAGAACTGGACGAAAAAGGAAACATGAAACCCGGAGATATCCGCATGATGCTGGCCGAAAGTACGGGCATACAAACGCAGCAGACTTCTGCTACCAGCGGTAATTCCAGCATACGTATACAGGGATTGGATGGGAAATATACCCAGATCATCCGGGATGGTTTTCCGCTATATTCAGGCTTTTCAGGAGGCTTGGGATTATTACAGATCGCGCCATTGGATTTACAACAGGTTGAGGTGATCAAAGGTTCATCTTCAACATTGTACGGTGGTGGTGCCATTGCAGGTCTGGTCAACTTAGTATCTAAAAAGCCAGCAGAAGAGCGTCAGCTTAATTTCTTACTGAACGGAACTTCTGCATTGGGACTGGATGCAAGTGTCTTTTATGCGCAGAAGTTCGACAAAATCGGCATTACTGTTTACGGAGCCTATAACAAAGGAACCGCTTACGATCCTTCAGATATCGGTTTAACTGCGATTCCTAAGTTTGACCGCTTTACCTTGAACCCGAAGCTGTTTTTCTATTTCAATGAAGCTACCACACTTTCTGCAGGGATCAACGCGACTACTGAAAAACGGATTGGCGGGGACCTGGAATATGTAAAAGGAAAAGAAAGTGCTGCGCATTCTTATTTTGAGCGAAACAAAACCGGGCGTTACAGTTCACAAGTTGAACTGGATCATAAACTCAGTGACAACGAAAAGCTGGTGATTCGCAATTCAGTAAGCTATTATGACCGGAGCATCGGTCTGCCTGGTTATCTGTTCTCAGGTGTACAGGTATCTACATACAGCGAGGCAAACTACAGCCGCAATGGTGAAAAAGCAGATTGGGTAGCGGGAATTAATTTCCTGACTGACAATTTCAAAGAAGACCAGAACAGCACTACCGCATTGAGAAGCTATAACTACAATACTATTGGTGCTTTTGCGCAGAATACCTGGAATTTATCTGAAAAATTCAGCATTGAATCCGGTATTCGTGGAGATTATCACAATGAATACGGCTTTTTCTTCTTACCGAAGATCTCGGGTCTTTGGAAGATCAATGAACATTTTTCCACTCGACTGGGTGGTGGATTAGGCTATAAAGCACCAACGGTATTTACAGAAGATGCCGAGCGCATCCAGTTCAGAAATGTGTTACCGATTGATGTTGCCAACACGAAAGCTGAGCGTTCTTATGGAGCTAACTACGATGTGAATTACCGCACCAGCTTATTTGATGGTAAAATTGGTTTCAGTATCAACCAGATGTTCTTTTATACACGCATCAATAATCCAATCCTGCTTACCTCCGTGTCAGGTGGTAATTTAGGTTATGTTCAGCCAAATGGCAACCTGGACACCAAAGGAATGGAAACTAATGCGAAGATTACCTTTAGCGATTTCAAGTTGTTTGTTGGCTATACTTATGCCGATGTGAACCAGCATACCGGTGGAACTAGTATTGCTTACCCATTGGTTTCTAAACATCGGTTAAACAATGTGCTGATGTATGAATTGGAAGATCAGTGGAAAATCGGCTTAGAGGCATATTACTTTAGTAAACAAAAATTAAATGATGGAGCTGTAGGTAAAAGTTACTGGACCACGGGATTCATGGCAGAAAAGCTATGGGAACGCTTTTCGGTCTTTGTGAACTTTGAAAACTTTGGTGACACCCGGCAGAC